The sequence GACGTTCGATTAATTGATTTAAACATTGCACTTTGGCATCTCCTGGCAATAGGAGACCCTGAAGGTCATGATCTTCTTGCATTTACCCAAGGAAAGGCCGGGCAATTTCTCGACCACGGACAAACCCGATACTATAAACAAGTATGGGACAGGCTTCGGCGTCGGATGACCCATTTGGGTGAGCAGGCCGGATTATATCTTGAGACCGGTGAAGCAGATCAAGAATTTTTGTCCATACTTGGGAGTCAGGTAGATCAGATTCTCTCATTAGAGGCCGGATTCGTGGGAATTTCAGTTCTTTTCCCGGAACAAGTCTCGTTTGCTGCCGCACTTGCCAGAGCACTCAGACATACGCTGAATATCAAAGGGCTTTCCCGGGTCAGGATTGTTTTAGGCGGGGCTATGATGTCGGCGATGCCGGTAACCGAGTTGCTAGAAGCGGTGCCCGAAATTGATGCCGTGGTCTGCGGTGAAGGAGAAGAAGCTGCTGCGGCGCTCTGTGAGGGTCGTCCATTACATGGAATCTCCGGCCTGATTTACCGGGAAGGCGATCATATCCGTGTCAATAAGAAAGCCCAAACCCTTTCATTGAAAGGATTGCCGGCCCCTGATTTTTCAGAACTTTCTCTTGACAGGTATTTTAATCCGGTTCCGGTGCTCCCGGTTCTTTTCTCAAGGGGATGTGCCTGGCGGCGGTGCCGTTTCTGTTCACACAATTTTTCCTTTGGCGGACATCGAAAAAAAGAGATTCATGAATTTGTGGCCGAGATGGCCATTTATACGAGATCGTTTGGCGTTCGCCATTTTTATTTTGCCGATGAGTATGTTACGCCCGATGATATGGACGCCATCTGCCAGGAAATCATGGTGCAGAAACTCAATATCAATTTTCATATACTGGGCAAGCCGACTGCCGATTGTACCCAGGCGCGCCTTGCTCTCTGGTTGGCCGCCGGTTGCCGCTGGATCGGCTGGGGGATTGAAACCGGGTCCCAGAGACTGCTTGATCTCATCAATAAAGGCACCCGCGTTGA comes from uncultured Desulfobacter sp. and encodes:
- a CDS encoding radical SAM protein, whose amino-acid sequence is MPLGIASLAPYIKARVPDADVRLIDLNIALWHLLAIGDPEGHDLLAFTQGKAGQFLDHGQTRYYKQVWDRLRRRMTHLGEQAGLYLETGEADQEFLSILGSQVDQILSLEAGFVGISVLFPEQVSFAAALARALRHTLNIKGLSRVRIVLGGAMMSAMPVTELLEAVPEIDAVVCGEGEEAAAALCEGRPLHGISGLIYREGDHIRVNKKAQTLSLKGLPAPDFSELSLDRYFNPVPVLPVLFSRGCAWRRCRFCSHNFSFGGHRKKEIHEFVAEMAIYTRSFGVRHFYFADEYVTPDDMDAICQEIMVQKLNINFHILGKPTADCTQARLALWLAAGCRWIGWGIETGSQRLLDLINKGTRVEEIESVINHSASVGISNLGLMIFGLPTATDEDLELTLDFLSRTYPSFSGLTASAFVLFEKTYFARNAGRFGIHIEGRMPLINSNGRGVRSFRLKFKEIASDSSLRTPRGAFEVARWQRFRKWLGDLPLLEQLPTEHYLIHVSASGSPLKDPSQDEADA